A portion of the Parasedimentitalea marina genome contains these proteins:
- a CDS encoding uroporphyrinogen-III synthase — MAVLLMTRPQNAARRFVAMLPATLTAKLQIIYAPLMSVQPVGQDVTLLKDEAVIFTSANGVSATASIPDRDGRTAYCLGRHTRQIAEDAGWQAQMCGNTADDVVADLLQRRPSGLLVHLRGQHSRGQIAERLSKAGLPCREKIIYEQRLLTLTDEANSALSATQDVIVPIFSPRTARQFADLCPIGSGFHLIAMSGAVAEPLKSLKYRDLRICSEPDAQSMALLVQDVAATLIRVESDRSAQ; from the coding sequence ATGGCAGTCCTGTTGATGACACGTCCGCAAAACGCGGCACGGCGGTTTGTCGCGATGTTGCCTGCAACATTGACTGCCAAACTGCAAATTATCTATGCACCACTGATGTCAGTGCAACCTGTAGGTCAAGATGTCACTCTGCTGAAGGACGAGGCGGTGATATTCACCTCTGCTAATGGTGTGTCCGCGACTGCCAGTATCCCTGATCGCGACGGTAGAACGGCCTATTGTCTGGGTCGACACACCAGGCAGATTGCCGAGGACGCGGGATGGCAAGCCCAAATGTGTGGCAATACGGCGGATGACGTTGTGGCGGATCTTTTGCAGCGTCGCCCATCCGGGTTGCTTGTACATCTGCGTGGCCAACATTCACGCGGGCAAATTGCCGAGCGATTGTCTAAGGCGGGACTGCCATGTCGGGAAAAAATTATTTATGAGCAACGGCTACTTACCCTGACTGACGAGGCAAATTCAGCGCTGTCTGCAACCCAGGATGTAATCGTGCCGATTTTTTCGCCGCGTACTGCGCGACAATTTGCCGACCTTTGCCCAATAGGGTCAGGATTTCACCTGATTGCAATGAGTGGTGCAGTTGCAGAGCCACTGAAGTCCTTGAAATATAGGGATTTGCGGATATGTAGTGAACCAGATGCACAGTCCATGGCGCTGTTGGTTCAAGACGTCGCGGCAACATTGATCCGGGTTGAGAGCGATAGGTCAGCGCAGTAG
- the trpB gene encoding tryptophan synthase subunit beta, producing the protein MSSYLKTTPNSEGFFGEYGGAQLPPPLEPHFTEIRETYEKISKLSDFIRDLRYIRKHFQGRPTPVSHLKNLSNLTGGAQIYAKREDLNHTGAHKLNHCMGEGLLAKFMGKKKLMAETGAGQHGVALATAAAYFGMDCEIHMGEIDIAKEAPNVTRMKLLGAKVVPVGFGGRSLKEAVDSCFESYMSQADKALFAIGSVVGPHPFPMIVRDFQHVIGIEAREQFLDMTGDLPDIVAACVGGGSNAMGIFSGFIDDANVALYGVEPMGTSSKLGEHAATIAFGEDGDIHGFRTMVLKDANGDPAPVHTVASGLDYPGIGPEHAHLYRTGKANYTSANDRESLNAFYAMSRHEGIIPALESAHALAFAIRAAPKNPGKSILINLSGRGDKDIDYVTETFGFGED; encoded by the coding sequence ATGTCTTCATATTTAAAAACAACGCCCAATAGCGAGGGCTTTTTTGGTGAGTATGGTGGAGCACAACTGCCACCACCACTAGAACCACATTTCACGGAGATCCGCGAAACCTATGAGAAGATTTCGAAATTATCCGACTTCATTCGGGACCTTCGCTACATTCGCAAACATTTTCAGGGTCGCCCAACGCCGGTAAGCCATTTGAAGAACTTATCAAATCTGACCGGAGGTGCGCAGATCTATGCCAAACGCGAGGACCTGAACCACACTGGTGCGCATAAGCTGAACCACTGCATGGGCGAGGGCCTTCTGGCCAAATTCATGGGCAAGAAGAAACTCATGGCCGAAACTGGCGCCGGCCAACATGGTGTCGCCCTTGCCACCGCTGCCGCCTATTTCGGTATGGACTGCGAAATCCACATGGGCGAGATCGACATCGCCAAGGAAGCGCCAAACGTGACCCGGATGAAGCTATTAGGCGCCAAAGTGGTTCCCGTCGGTTTTGGCGGGCGGTCCTTAAAAGAGGCCGTCGACAGCTGCTTTGAAAGCTATATGTCGCAAGCAGACAAAGCTCTGTTTGCGATTGGTTCAGTTGTGGGCCCTCACCCGTTTCCAATGATTGTCCGTGACTTTCAACATGTTATCGGTATCGAAGCCCGCGAACAGTTTTTGGATATGACCGGAGATCTTCCCGATATTGTTGCCGCCTGTGTTGGCGGTGGATCTAATGCCATGGGCATTTTTTCAGGCTTTATCGACGATGCTAATGTTGCGCTATATGGGGTTGAACCGATGGGCACCTCGTCCAAGCTGGGTGAACATGCGGCGACTATCGCCTTTGGTGAAGACGGCGACATTCACGGGTTCCGCACAATGGTTCTGAAAGATGCCAATGGCGATCCTGCGCCTGTGCACACTGTGGCATCAGGATTGGATTACCCGGGCATAGGTCCAGAACACGCGCATCTCTATCGTACCGGGAAGGCCAACTATACCTCGGCCAATGACAGGGAATCGTTGAACGCCTTTTACGCTATGTCACGTCATGAAGGCATTATTCCTGCACTGGAAAGCGCCCATGCGTTAGCCTTTGCCATTCGCGCGGCACCAAAAAACCCAGGCAAATCCATCCTGATCAACTTGTCTGGCCGCGGTGACAAGGACATTGATTACGTGACGGAAACTTTTGGTTTCGGCGAGGATTGA
- a CDS encoding EVE domain-containing protein, translated as MAYWLFKSEPSTWSWDDQVAKGAEGEEWDGVRNYQARNFMRQMEIGDRGFFYHSQKEKSVVGIVEICAEAHPDSTIDDDRWECVDIKAVRGFAQPVALDQIKADPRLEDMILVRNSRLSVQPVTESEWRIVCALGKTEAD; from the coding sequence ATGGCATATTGGCTGTTCAAATCCGAACCATCAACCTGGAGCTGGGATGACCAGGTGGCCAAGGGGGCCGAAGGTGAGGAGTGGGACGGTGTGCGCAATTATCAGGCGCGCAACTTCATGCGTCAGATGGAAATCGGGGATCGCGGTTTCTTTTACCACTCGCAAAAAGAAAAATCGGTGGTCGGAATTGTCGAGATTTGTGCCGAGGCGCATCCTGATAGCACGATTGATGATGACCGCTGGGAATGTGTGGATATCAAGGCAGTGCGCGGATTTGCGCAACCGGTGGCACTAGACCAGATCAAAGCAGATCCCAGGCTTGAAGACATGATCTTGGTTCGCAATTCACGGCTCTCGGTACAACCGGTCACCGAAAGTGAATGGCGCATAGTCTGTGCTCTGGGTAAAACCGAGGCGGACTGA
- the tsaD gene encoding tRNA (adenosine(37)-N6)-threonylcarbamoyltransferase complex transferase subunit TsaD, producing the protein MTQTLTILGLESSCDDTAAAVVRQNGDNLPDILSSVVFGQNELHSAYGGVVPEIAARAHAEKLDVCVRDALTGSGLALADLDAIAVTAGPGLIGGVMSGVMCAKGIAAATGLPLVGVNHLAGHALTPRLTDAIAYPYLMLLVSGGHCQYLIARGPEDFTRLGGTIDDAPGEAFDKTARLLGLPQPGGPAVQAEAEIGNAKRFRFPRPMLDRPDCNLSFSGLKTALMRMRDQVAAEKGGLTRQDRADLCAGFQAAVVDVLVEKTRRAIRLYLEENPAIPTVAVAGGVAANTAIRAGLETACAEMGAVFTAPPLHLCTDNAAMIAYAGLERFRAGARDGMDLTARPRWPLDQTSPAMLGSGRKGAKA; encoded by the coding sequence ATGACACAAACACTGACAATTCTTGGGCTCGAGAGCAGCTGTGATGACACTGCGGCGGCAGTGGTCCGGCAAAATGGCGACAACTTACCGGATATTTTATCCTCGGTTGTCTTTGGCCAAAATGAATTGCACAGCGCCTATGGTGGCGTCGTGCCGGAAATCGCCGCCCGTGCCCATGCCGAAAAACTGGACGTGTGCGTGCGCGACGCATTGACGGGGTCTGGTCTGGCTTTGGCTGATCTGGATGCAATTGCCGTCACTGCCGGACCAGGTCTGATTGGTGGAGTGATGTCGGGGGTGATGTGTGCCAAAGGTATTGCGGCCGCGACCGGTCTGCCTCTGGTCGGGGTCAACCATCTGGCAGGCCACGCGTTAACGCCAAGACTGACTGACGCGATTGCCTACCCCTATCTCATGCTTTTGGTTTCAGGCGGACACTGCCAATACCTTATCGCCCGCGGCCCCGAGGACTTTACCCGATTGGGTGGCACCATCGATGATGCCCCAGGTGAAGCCTTTGACAAAACTGCACGTTTGCTTGGACTACCACAACCTGGTGGGCCAGCCGTGCAGGCCGAGGCGGAAATAGGAAACGCAAAACGGTTTAGGTTTCCTCGCCCCATGCTGGACCGACCTGATTGCAATCTTTCCTTCTCTGGGTTGAAAACGGCGCTGATGCGTATGCGGGATCAGGTTGCGGCTGAAAAAGGTGGTTTGACCCGTCAGGATCGGGCTGATCTATGCGCAGGGTTTCAGGCCGCTGTGGTGGATGTTCTGGTCGAGAAAACACGCCGCGCCATTCGCCTGTACCTTGAAGAAAATCCCGCCATACCCACCGTTGCAGTGGCTGGCGGTGTGGCAGCAAATACCGCCATACGGGCTGGATTAGAGACTGCTTGCGCAGAAATGGGTGCCGTGTTCACAGCTCCTCCGCTGCATCTGTGTACTGATAACGCCGCAATGATCGCCTATGCAGGACTAGAGCGATTTAGGGCCGGTGCGCGTGATGGAATGGACCTTACCGCCCGACCGCGCTGGCCGTTGGACCAAACCAGCCCCGCTATGTTGGGCAGTGGCCGCAAAGGAGCCAAGGCATGA
- a CDS encoding YciI family protein, with protein sequence MLIALIARDRPGALQTRLDNRTAHLAYIEDTGAVAQAGPLLDQEGNMVGSLVILDVEDMAAGQAWADSDPYAKADLFETVDLITWKKVIG encoded by the coding sequence ATGTTAATTGCTTTGATTGCCCGCGACAGGCCCGGCGCCCTTCAGACCCGGCTCGACAATCGCACAGCGCATCTTGCCTATATTGAAGACACTGGTGCAGTAGCTCAGGCTGGTCCGCTGCTGGACCAAGAAGGCAATATGGTCGGGTCGCTTGTCATTCTAGATGTCGAAGACATGGCTGCAGGACAGGCTTGGGCAGACAGTGACCCCTATGCAAAGGCCGACTTATTCGAGACCGTTGACTTGATCACCTGGAAAAAGGTCATTGGCTAA
- a CDS encoding DUF2853 family protein — protein sequence MGKRDDLIVQYADDLKNKCGMEPDMDLLTKVTIGCGPAIYNADASTVASSQESELETVKENFLVKKLGLADGPELMAGINAVVEIYGKSERNKYRAVVYYMLTKHFGKESVYG from the coding sequence ATGGGTAAAAGAGACGATTTGATTGTGCAGTATGCGGATGATCTGAAAAACAAATGCGGTATGGAGCCGGATATGGATCTGCTGACCAAGGTCACCATTGGCTGTGGTCCAGCGATTTACAACGCGGATGCATCAACTGTAGCGTCAAGCCAAGAGAGTGAACTTGAAACCGTAAAAGAGAATTTTCTAGTGAAAAAATTGGGCCTGGCAGACGGACCTGAGCTGATGGCGGGGATCAATGCGGTCGTTGAGATCTACGGAAAATCAGAGCGCAACAAGTATCGTGCGGTCGTTTATTACATGCTGACCAAACACTTTGGGAAAGAATCAGTCTACGGCTGA
- a CDS encoding NAD(P)H-dependent glycerol-3-phosphate dehydrogenase, which yields MSVSVLGSGAFGTALAISLSGNGPVTLWTRNPDHAKAMQSDRENMKRLPGVPLPDGLSVTDSITDAAQNQTLLLAVPMQKLRSVLNEHCEFLAGKTVVACCKGIELNTGLGPIAVLREALPSAQPALLTGPSFADDIARGLPTALTLACNNAPLGKDLQQQLTTTNLRLYRTTDTIGAEQGGALKNVMAIACGAVIGAGLGDSARAALMTRGYAEMQRMAIACGAQPETLAGLSGFGDLTLTCSSNLSRNYRLGLSIGRGETFDPTITVEGAATARAAAAKADDMKIDMPITQTVTNLVSQRLTIADAVAQLLARPLKEE from the coding sequence ATGAGCGTATCGGTTCTTGGATCAGGCGCATTTGGCACCGCTTTGGCGATATCTCTGTCTGGCAATGGTCCTGTAACCTTGTGGACGCGAAATCCGGACCATGCAAAAGCAATGCAGTCCGACCGCGAAAATATGAAACGATTGCCCGGAGTGCCATTGCCAGACGGCCTGTCAGTCACAGACAGTATTACAGATGCAGCGCAAAATCAGACACTATTGCTGGCCGTTCCGATGCAAAAGCTCCGGTCCGTCCTGAACGAACATTGCGAATTTCTGGCTGGCAAAACTGTCGTTGCCTGCTGCAAAGGTATTGAGCTGAATACCGGTCTTGGCCCTATTGCGGTCCTGCGCGAAGCCCTGCCCAGCGCGCAACCCGCCCTGCTGACCGGTCCCAGTTTTGCCGATGATATTGCCCGGGGACTTCCCACCGCTTTGACACTGGCTTGCAACAACGCCCCGCTTGGCAAAGACTTGCAGCAACAGTTGACGACCACAAACCTGCGACTTTATCGAACCACCGACACCATTGGTGCCGAGCAAGGTGGCGCATTGAAAAATGTGATGGCCATTGCTTGTGGTGCCGTGATCGGAGCCGGGCTTGGCGACAGTGCGCGCGCGGCGTTGATGACACGAGGCTATGCCGAAATGCAGCGCATGGCCATTGCCTGCGGTGCACAGCCTGAAACGCTGGCCGGGCTGTCCGGGTTTGGCGATCTGACACTGACCTGCAGTTCAAACCTGTCGCGCAACTATCGGCTAGGCCTGTCGATTGGTCGTGGGGAAACGTTTGATCCCACTATAACGGTCGAAGGAGCTGCCACTGCGCGGGCTGCTGCCGCAAAGGCCGATGACATGAAAATCGACATGCCGATCACCCAAACGGTAACCAATTTGGTCAGTCAGCGCTTGACGATTGCCGATGCAGTGGCTCAATTATTAGCAAGACCATTAAAAGAGGAATAA